CGCCGATCATCGGATGGATTTCGAGAACGCCCGGCTTGATGGTGCCCCCGAAGAACTTGAGGCGGTTGCCGAAACTTTTCGAACGATGACGCGCCGGATCGCCGGGCAGGATCAACAGCGCGAGGAGGATCTGAAGGAAAAGACGGTTCTGTTGCGCGAAGTGCATCACCGTGTGAAGAACAACTTGCAGGTCATTTCGAGCATAATGAACATGCAGGCCCGCAACGCGCAAAGCGAAGAGGCCGTGCGCCTGATCCGCCGCTTGCAGGATCGGGTGATGGCGTTGGCGGCGATTCACCGGCATCTTTATCTATCGCGCAAATTGTCGGTCATGCGGGCTGATGAATTGTTGCGCGATATCGTGGGTAATCTGGTGGTGATCAGCGATACCGACCCGGAGGGCAATCCGGTGAAATTCTCGACCCATTTCGACCCGGTGCCGATCACTCCCGAGCAATCCATGCCATTATCGTTGATCCTTACAGAGGCCGCGACGAACGCGGTAAAATATTGCGGCTCCGAGAAGGGCGGGCATTGCTGGATCGACATTGCGTTGCAGGCCCGCGAGGATGGCCGTGTGTGCCTGAGCGTCGTCAATTCCTGCGCACCGATTGTCGCCGCGCAGAGCGCCTTGGCCGAACCCGGCCTTGGTATCGGTCTGATCGAGATATTTACCGCCCAGCTTGACGGCACGCTCGAGCATAAGCGGCTTGAGGATCGCTATGAGCTGCACATGCTCTTTACCCCCGCGACGCTTGAAGATCACGATGATGAAGAGGCGGAGGACGACAGCGCCTGAGCAAACCCGCTGTTTTCGCGCAAGCGTCGCCACGGTGTGCGGGCGGTCGTGGTGAGCGCGTCCCGAACCATCCATGCGGGCAACTGCGCGTGCGGTGGGTTCGGTCTGGCGCGGGACGTGGCCCTTTAGCGTTTTGCAGTAACCTCAATCACGGGCTTTGGAGGAACGCAGCGCAAGGGATGAGCGCACGCAAGCGCCCCGCCTTTGCCTGATGTCTCAGGTTAAAGGCGGGACGCTTTAGCCATTTTGTGCATGTGTTTCGTGATCAATCACGACGTATGGTGCGACGATCCATTTCGGATTTATTGAAAGCCGACATGCGATGCACCTCAAAGGTCCATAGGCATCGCCCGCACCGGCCGGAACGGCAGCCAGTCAAAGCGCGGATGGCGCCTATGGATACTGTTTAGATGGCGTCAAGCCTGACGGCTCCACTCATCAACTTCACGCTCGGCCTCGTCCTTCGCCTTGCCGTATTTCTCCTGCACAAGGCCGACCATCTGGTCGCGGCGTCCATCGATGCGATCAAGTTCGTCATCTGTCAGATCGCCCCATTTGGCCTTTGCTTTGCCTTTCAACTGTTTCCAGTTACCTTCAATCTGATCCCAGTTCATAATAATCTCCTTTCATTGGTTGCTGCTAATGCCGGGTCAACGACTTCCAGCGCGCGAGAGTTCCCTCGGATATTTATTTAGTCTCGAATTACGCAGCGGGTTCGGCATGCCGCTCCACCTCAGGCCCGTTTAGGCCCCCTCAGGCCCATGTCAGGGAACTATTCGGCGTTGCAGCGCGTTAGATGGCTATCGACGAGGGGGGCTGCAATTGGACGCAATAGACAGGGCCGCGAAACTGGCAGTGATCGCCGTGGGCGTGATCGCATGCTTTGCCGCGCTCGACGCGCTTGAATCGATTGCCGCCCCGACGGCTCTGGCGCTGGTTACGGGTATTGTGCTGTCGCCGCTGTCGTATTTCTGGGAACGGCGTGGGTTTTCACCGCTGATTGGCGCGTTGCTTGGGCTTGTGGGAACGCTGGTGATCGTTGCCGGGCTGATGTTGACCTTTCAGCCGGTCATCGCTCGCCTCGTGGAGCAGGCGCCAAAAGTCTGGTCCGACATGCGCGATGCGATTGAGTTCGTGCAGCATTTCGTCAGGGGTATGCAGGAGGCGCGCGAAGAGGTCGAGAAGGTGGTGACCCCCGCCGCTGACGCCGCAAGCAAGCTGTCCAATGCGGGCGATGCAGCGCCCAAGGGCGAAGGGCTGGGCTTGCCTACGGTCTCGGACGCGTTGCTGGCGGCACCTGCCGTGCTGTCGCAGATCCTGATCTTTGCGGGGGTTTTGTTCTTCTTCCTGCTGACACGCCGCAACCTTTATGACTGGGTGGCCAGCCAACTGCCGGGAGGCAACACGGATCATCCGCGCGCGTCCCTCAGAGAGGCGGAGAATCTGGTGTCGCGTTATTTTCTTACCATCACGCTTATTAATGCCGGTCTTGGGGTTGTCACTGCCGGGATGTTGCAGATTTACGGAATGCCGGGCGCTGCCGGACTTGGCGTGGTGGCGTTCTTGCTGAATTTCATTCTTTACCTTGGGCCAGCGGTGTTTTTCTGCTCGCTTGTGTTCGCGGGCATAGGTGTGTTTGACGGGGTTATGGTGGTTCTGCCTGCGCTTACCTTTCTTGGTCTCAATACTATCGAGGGGCAGCTCGTGACGCCGACGCTTGTCGGGCGTCATATGCAGCTCAACCCGCTGGTTGTGTTTCTGGCGCTGGTCTTTGGCATCTGGCTTTGGGGGCCACTTGGCGGGATCGTGGCGATCCCGGTTGTCTTGTGGCTTCTCGTGGTGACCGGCGTGCTTCCTCGGGAGGTTGCTGACGCATCTCTGGAAGAGGCAAAACGCCCCTAGCCTTGTTAAATGTCACCCAGAACCGACCGACAGGTTAAGACCTGCAAGAGCCTTGAAACGGCAGGGGAATCTGGGGTTTCGAGCCGGTCGAGTGTCGCGTAGCGGCTCAATTTCCCTCAGACAGTTGCAAACCACGCCCCCAGCATCCAGATGCCCATCCCGGCCATGACAAGGTTCTCGGTAAGAGATGTGAACCCCAGCGGCACGTTGGACCCGCCGCCGACGCAGGCGCATTTCAACTCGCGCTTGTCGATATAGACGGCCTTTATAACGCTCACTGAACCGATAGTGCCGATAAAGATGCCGACAGGGGCGACCAGCCAGATCAAGGCACTTCCTGCGCCGATCAGGGCCATCATTCCGACCCCGGTCCAGAGTTCGAGGAACGGGTAAGCATATCCGTAGGGCACATAACGGCGTGCCAATAAGTCATAGCCGAGAAATCCGTTTACGAAGCCGCCCACATCCTGAAGTTTCTGAATTGCGAGGGCCGCCATCGAGATTGCAAAGAACCATTTGAGCCAAGCCAGAACGGGAAAACCGCCGTAAAGATTGAGGACGATTGCCAGAGCCATCAAGGCGGTTGAGCCGAAGATCGCGATGATGGGTCGGTAGGTCGTTTCATCTTCGGCCAGCACCTTCATACCGAAGTATTTTTTCAAATCGGTGTAGCCGCCTATCCGTTCGGCGTTGATAAAGGTCTGTGGCGTCGTCTTGACGTCATGAGCGGCCATGAAGGCATCTACCTCTTCGCGGCTTTCCAACAGATTGTCATCAATCTGGTAACCTTTGCGGCGCAGCAGCGACCGGGATTTGAGCCCGAAAGGGCAGAGGTGCCCCGGCATGTCCATCCGGTAAAGCGATGCCGTCTTCCCATTCCCTTTGCTTTTTTCACGTGCCCTTTGTGGGCCGTCGGTTGAGAAGCTGTTTTCCGTCATTGTCTTTCCTTTCGTATCAAGCGCCACCGTCGCAGACATCAGAGCCGCCTCTCATTGCGCATCTTGAGGATGTTCGTATTCGAAGGGCCGCCCGCTTCTTTTGCCGTTTCAGTATACCCCCTATAGGTATATATTAACCCAAGAAGATCGCTAAAGTTCCGTGGAGATCGAAATGAAGCAGGACAAACAGTTGACGCTCGACAGGCTTGCACGGGTGGAAGGTCAGGTGCGTGGAATTGCGAAAATGGTTCAAGCCGACCGCTATTGCGTCGAAATCCTGACCCAGATCGCGGCGGTTCGCTCGGCGCTGAAAGGGGTGGAGCGCGTGTTATTGGAAAACCACGCCCATCATTGTGTCGAGGACGCCATAGACAGTCGTGATCCCAAACAACAACGCGAAAAATTCAACGAGCTGATCGCGTTGCTACAAAAAGCGCAGCCTTAGAGCCGTCGACTGGCATGACGCCGCGCCAAAGAACGTCTCTCCTTTGCGTAAACGGAACCGATCAGGAGGCCGACGAGTTGCATCTCCATGACTGAGATTGAGAATGCGACATGTCTGATTGCAGGCGGTGGGCCTGCGGGATTGATGTGCGGATGCCTTTTGGCGCGTTCAGGTGTGAATACGATCGTTCTGGAAAAGCACGAAGACTTTCTACGAGACTTTCGCGGTGACACAATACATCCCTCGACGCTGGAAATCATGCATGAGCTGGGCGTGTTGGAGAATTTCCTGCGTTTGCCACATCAGGACGTGAGCTACGCCGAAGCCGACATTGCCGGGACATCTGTTCGGTTGGCGGATTTCACGCGTCTTCCGGTGCAACATCAGCGGCTTGTTCTGATGCCACAATGGAACTTCCTCAATTTCATTTCCCAAGAGGCAAAAAAACTTCCGAATTTCAAACTTCTGATGAAGACAGAGGCAAAATCCATTTTGCGCGAGGGTGAGCGTGTCTCGGGTTTGCGCGTTGAGGACGAAAAGGGCGAACGGGATATTCACGCCAGTGGATTGGTTATTGCTGCGGACGGGCGCAATTCTCGACTTCGTGACGACGCGGGCCTTCTTGTAAACACTATCGGCGCTCCCATGGATGTGTTGTGGTTCAAGCTGAACCACCGCGCGAACGATGATCAGCAAGTGATAGCCGGTCGCGTAGAAAGCGGACAATTTCTTGTCATGATTTATCGCGGTGATTATTGGCAGTGCGCGTTGATTATCTGCAAGGGAACAGCCAAGAGCATCAAGGCCAGAGGAATAGAGGATTTTCGTAGACGAGTTGCAAAACTGGCCAAACGTGACACTGCGGAAGAGATTAAAAGTTGGGATGACGTAAAACTGCTGGCGGTTCAGATTGACCGGCTCAAGGAGTGGCACAAGCCGGGGCTTCTATTCATAGGCGACGCGGCGCATGCGATGTCTCCGATTGGGGGAGTCGGCATTAACCTTGCAATTCAGGATGCCGTCGCTGCCGCCAATCTTCTGTATGAACCCCTTGGGAGCGGTCAAATTGAAGAAGGTGACCTTGCCCGTGTGCAACGCCGACGCGCATTTCCGACCTGGGCCACGCAGCAGCTTCAGATCGCAATACAGAAACGCGTTATTGGTCCCACTCTGAGGGGTGCAAATCCACGGGTCATATGGCCCATCAAATTGATGCAATACTGGCCTTGGCTTCAACGATTTCCTGCCCGCGTCATCGGCCTTGGATTTCGTCCGGAGCATGTTCATTCGCCTCTGAAGCTCGAGTCTTTGTAAGCGTCGCGGGACGCAGATGGAGACCGGCGCTCGCGCGGTCCCCGTCCGGACCGCGCTAAGCCGCGTCACGTCACTTTGGCAGAGCGTAGGCGATCACCTCGTCACCCACGGGTGTTTCCATGAAGTGATGCCCGCCGGGGTAGATAACAACGAACTGCCGTCCACCGGCCTCGTAGGTCATCGGCGTTGTCTGGCCTCCTGCTGGCAGGTCTGTCGACCACAATTCCGCGCCCGTTTTGGTGTTGAAGGCGCGCAGCTTGCCGTCGGTCGTTGCCGCCACGAAAGTCAGGCCGCCCGCCGTCGTGATCGGGCCGCCGTTGTTGGGCGTGCCAATCGTGAAGGGCAGGAACGATGGCAGGCCGAACGGGCCGTTCTTCTCGGCCGAGCCGAAGGGTTCGTCCCACAGCGTTTTTCCGGTGGCAAGGTCGATACCGCGGATCCAGCCGTAGGGTGGCTGCGAACACAGCATCCCCGTTCCCGGCACACGCCAGCCCGCGTTCACGTTGATCGCATAGGGCACGCCTTCCATGGCCGAGACATTGCCGTTGTTCTTCCCAAACGCCTTGATTCCTTTCGAATCTGCCTTTTCGCGGGGAATGAACTGGTCGTAGTTGGGCATGTCATTGTAGTTGGCGATGAGGATTCCGCGTTTGGGATCAACCGAGACACTGCCCCAGTCCGACCCGCCGTTATAGCCGGGATATTCGATGAACGGCTTGTCGGCGGAAGGTGCGGTAAACTGGCCGGTGTAATGTGCGCGGCGAAACTGGATCCGGCACCAGAGCTGGTCAATCGGGCTCATCCCCCACATGTCGTATTCGGTCAGGTCGGGTTTGGTGAGGCTTGCATAGCCCGAATAGGGTTGCGTTGGCGACATGTACTCTGTCTCCGGGCCGCCGGTTGTTGTTACCTTGCGCTCCTCCACCGGGAACAGGCTATTGCCGGTTTCGCGATTGAGGATATAGATTTGGCCCTGTTTGGACGGCAGGATCAGCGCCGGAACCGAGCCACCTTCAGTCGGGAAATCCACAAGCGTCACCTGACTGCCGAGATCGTAATCCCAGACATCGTGATGCACGGTTTGGAAGTGCCACGCTTCTTTGCCGGTCGTGGCGTCGAGCGCGACCAGCGATGAGGCATATTCGTTCTCGGCCTCGCTGCGGTCCGGGCCCCAATAGTCAGAGGACGAATTGCCCAAGGGTAGGTAGACAAGCCCTAGCGCCTCGTCTCCGGTGGCTGTGGTCCACATATTCGGCGTGCCGCGAGTATAGGTTTCACCTTCCGCGGGTTCGCCAACAACGCCGCCCTGGCCCAGATCCCAGGCCCAGAGGAATTTGCCTGTGACCGCGTCATAACCGCGGACCACGCCAGAGGGCGCATCGTTTGCTTCATTGTCGCTGACCTGTGCGCCGGTGATGACAACGCCGCGCACGATCACAGGCGCCGAAGTAACGGCATACCAGCCCGGCACGGTGTGGCCGAGACCATTGTTGAGATTGACTTGGCCTTGGGTCCCAAAATCGGAGCAGATTTGGCCGGTATGTGCATCGACCGCAATCAGCCGTGCATCCAGCGTCCCCATGATCAGGCGCGTGGCACACAGGCTGTCTGGGTCGGCATTCTGTTGTGCGTAATAGGCCAACCCCTTGCAGGTGGCACCATAGGGAATTGCATCGGGCGATACTTTGGCATCGTAGCGCCAGTCCTCTAGGCCCGTCGCCGCGTCAAGTGCAATGATCTGGTTCATCGGGGAGCAGACATAGAGGGTGTCACCGATTTTCAGCGGCGTGTTCTCGGGGGAATACTTTCCCTCAGTCTTGTCTGTCGGAAGGTCGCCGGTATGGAAGGTCCAGACCTGTTCAAGCTTCGCCACATTGCCGGTGTCGATCTGGTCGAGCGGTGAATAGCGTTGAGCCGCCTCATTGCCGCCATAGGCGGGCCAATCCTCGCCCACTGGTGGCAGAACGTCCGTGGGTGGGTCTTTGGTTTCGGCGACGACGGGGCTGACGCTGGCGCCGGCGTCGTCGCTGGTGGTGGCATTTGTGGTGGTCGTGTCGTGTGTTGCGCTGGGCGTCTGCGTCTGATCCTGCGTAACGCTGTCTTGCGCCTGCACCGGATGCGCGCCCATCCAACCCGAGCCAAGCGCGAGACAGGCGGCGACCATTGCCGCGCGCCCTTTTAGCCAACCGCGCCGCAGCCCCGGCAACGCGATCGCGACCAGCACCAGAATCACTGTCGGCGCGACAACGCGCGGCACCAGCGCCCACCAGTCAGACGCGGATTGCCAACCGTCCAGTGTCACTTCCCAAACCGCCCAGATTACCGTGCCCAGCCAGATCAGGCCGTAGAGCCACGCTCCGCTGCGGCGGTTGACGACCATCAGCGCACCGGCACAGATCAGCAATAGTCCGGCGATTGCATAATACCACGACCCCCCGAGGGTGATGAGGTAAACACCACCCACCGCGAGGATAAGCCCGATGATCGCGATGAGGATGCCGAGAATGGTGGCATATAATTCAAACCCTCCCCTTGAATGGGAACGGATTGAATGGCTTTGTGGATTTGCTGTGAACGTGGACATGAGTTGCCCTCCCGAAATCTTGCATGGACGTCGCAAAATGGCGCGGCGGTTCTGCAAACTTAACCGTTGAATACGGTTAAGGTTCCACCTGCGTTTATTCTTGCGTGCGAATGCG
This is a stretch of genomic DNA from Aquicoccus sp. G2-2. It encodes these proteins:
- a CDS encoding metal-sensitive transcriptional regulator yields the protein MKQDKQLTLDRLARVEGQVRGIAKMVQADRYCVEILTQIAAVRSALKGVERVLLENHAHHCVEDAIDSRDPKQQREKFNELIALLQKAQP
- a CDS encoding membrane-bound PQQ-dependent dehydrogenase, glucose/quinate/shikimate family, which gives rise to MSTFTANPQSHSIRSHSRGGFELYATILGILIAIIGLILAVGGVYLITLGGSWYYAIAGLLLICAGALMVVNRRSGAWLYGLIWLGTVIWAVWEVTLDGWQSASDWWALVPRVVAPTVILVLVAIALPGLRRGWLKGRAAMVAACLALGSGWMGAHPVQAQDSVTQDQTQTPSATHDTTTTNATTSDDAGASVSPVVAETKDPPTDVLPPVGEDWPAYGGNEAAQRYSPLDQIDTGNVAKLEQVWTFHTGDLPTDKTEGKYSPENTPLKIGDTLYVCSPMNQIIALDAATGLEDWRYDAKVSPDAIPYGATCKGLAYYAQQNADPDSLCATRLIMGTLDARLIAVDAHTGQICSDFGTQGQVNLNNGLGHTVPGWYAVTSAPVIVRGVVITGAQVSDNEANDAPSGVVRGYDAVTGKFLWAWDLGQGGVVGEPAEGETYTRGTPNMWTTATGDEALGLVYLPLGNSSSDYWGPDRSEAENEYASSLVALDATTGKEAWHFQTVHHDVWDYDLGSQVTLVDFPTEGGSVPALILPSKQGQIYILNRETGNSLFPVEERKVTTTGGPETEYMSPTQPYSGYASLTKPDLTEYDMWGMSPIDQLWCRIQFRRAHYTGQFTAPSADKPFIEYPGYNGGSDWGSVSVDPKRGILIANYNDMPNYDQFIPREKADSKGIKAFGKNNGNVSAMEGVPYAINVNAGWRVPGTGMLCSQPPYGWIRGIDLATGKTLWDEPFGSAEKNGPFGLPSFLPFTIGTPNNGGPITTAGGLTFVAATTDGKLRAFNTKTGAELWSTDLPAGGQTTPMTYEAGGRQFVVIYPGGHHFMETPVGDEVIAYALPK
- a CDS encoding CsbD family protein, which codes for MNWDQIEGNWKQLKGKAKAKWGDLTDDELDRIDGRRDQMVGLVQEKYGKAKDEAEREVDEWSRQA
- a CDS encoding glutaredoxin: MDMPGHLCPFGLKSRSLLRRKGYQIDDNLLESREEVDAFMAAHDVKTTPQTFINAERIGGYTDLKKYFGMKVLAEDETTYRPIIAIFGSTALMALAIVLNLYGGFPVLAWLKWFFAISMAALAIQKLQDVGGFVNGFLGYDLLARRYVPYGYAYPFLELWTGVGMMALIGAGSALIWLVAPVGIFIGTIGSVSVIKAVYIDKRELKCACVGGGSNVPLGFTSLTENLVMAGMGIWMLGAWFATV
- a CDS encoding FAD-dependent oxidoreductase; translated protein: MTEIENATCLIAGGGPAGLMCGCLLARSGVNTIVLEKHEDFLRDFRGDTIHPSTLEIMHELGVLENFLRLPHQDVSYAEADIAGTSVRLADFTRLPVQHQRLVLMPQWNFLNFISQEAKKLPNFKLLMKTEAKSILREGERVSGLRVEDEKGERDIHASGLVIAADGRNSRLRDDAGLLVNTIGAPMDVLWFKLNHRANDDQQVIAGRVESGQFLVMIYRGDYWQCALIICKGTAKSIKARGIEDFRRRVAKLAKRDTAEEIKSWDDVKLLAVQIDRLKEWHKPGLLFIGDAAHAMSPIGGVGINLAIQDAVAAANLLYEPLGSGQIEEGDLARVQRRRAFPTWATQQLQIAIQKRVIGPTLRGANPRVIWPIKLMQYWPWLQRFPARVIGLGFRPEHVHSPLKLESL
- a CDS encoding AI-2E family transporter — its product is MDAIDRAAKLAVIAVGVIACFAALDALESIAAPTALALVTGIVLSPLSYFWERRGFSPLIGALLGLVGTLVIVAGLMLTFQPVIARLVEQAPKVWSDMRDAIEFVQHFVRGMQEAREEVEKVVTPAADAASKLSNAGDAAPKGEGLGLPTVSDALLAAPAVLSQILIFAGVLFFFLLTRRNLYDWVASQLPGGNTDHPRASLREAENLVSRYFLTITLINAGLGVVTAGMLQIYGMPGAAGLGVVAFLLNFILYLGPAVFFCSLVFAGIGVFDGVMVVLPALTFLGLNTIEGQLVTPTLVGRHMQLNPLVVFLALVFGIWLWGPLGGIVAIPVVLWLLVVTGVLPREVADASLEEAKRP